A region of Epinephelus fuscoguttatus linkage group LG1, E.fuscoguttatus.final_Chr_v1 DNA encodes the following proteins:
- the idh3b gene encoding isocitrate dehydrogenase [NAD] subunit beta, mitochondrial isoform X1 → MPVTMAAALRGSLVTLVKGLSSPRWQQLASRPLSVSTALCSSEAPPARADAVFKVTMVPGDGVGPELMTAVKEVFKAGDVPVEFEEFHLSEVQNMASEEKLDQVLNSMKTNKVAMKGKIHTPMEFKGELASYEMRLRRKLDLFANVVHVNSLPGYSTRHNNLDLVIIREQTEGEYSSLEHESVSGVIECLKIITREKSRRIAKFAFDYATKKGRSKVTAVHKANIMKLGDGLFLQSCAEVAQLYPKIKYENIIIDNCCMQLVQNPYQFDVLVMPNLYGNIIDNLAAGLVGGAGVVPGESYSAEYAVFETGARHPFAQAVGRNIANPTAMLLSAANMLRHLNLEYHSHMVSDAVKRVIKQGKVRTRDLGGYSTTSDFVRAVVENLRHRPVC, encoded by the exons GGCCTGAGCAGCCCCCGGTGGCAGCAGCTGGCCTCTCGACCACTGAGTGTGTCCACTGCTCTCTGCAGCTCAGAGGCTCCGCCGGCCCGCGCTGATGCTGTGTTCAAGGTCACGATGGTGCCAGGGGATGGAGTGGGACCTGAGCTGATGACTGCTGTCAAGGAAGTGTTCAAG GCAGGAGACGTCCCGGTGGAATTTGAGGAGTTTCACCTGAGCGAGGTTCAGAACATGGCCAGTGAAGAGAAGCTGGACCAAGTGTTAAACTCTATGAAGACCAACAAAGTGGCCATGAAAG GAAAGATTCACACACCCATGGAGTTCAAAGGAGagctggcttcatatgagatgAGACTAAG GCGTAAACTGGACCTGTTTGCTAATGTGGTCCATGTGAACAGCCTGCCAGGCTACAGCACGCGCCACAACAACTTGGACTTGGTCATCATCCGCGAACAGACTGAGGGGGAGTACAGCTCCCTGGAGCATGAG AGTGTGTCGGGTGTGATCGAATGTTTGAAGATCATCACCAGGGAGAAGTCACGGCGCATTGCCAAGTTCGCTTTCGATTACGCCACCAAGAAGGGACGAAGCAAGGTCACTGCTGTTCACAAGGCCAACATAAT GAAACTAGGTGATGGCCTGTTTCTGCAGAGCTGTGCGGAGGTGGCACAGCTGTACCCCAAAATCAAATACGAGAACATAATCATTGATAACTGTTGCATGCAG CTGGTCCAGAACCCGTACCAGTTTGATGTGCTGGTGATGCCCAACCTGTACGGTAACATTATTGATAACCTGGCGGCGGGGCTGGTTGGAGGAGCAGGAGTTGTTCCTGGGGAAAGCTACAGTGCAGAATATGCTGTGTTTGAGACT gGTGCACGCCACCCCTTTGCACAGGCTGTAGGAAGGAACATTGCCAACCCCACAGCCATGCTGCTCAGTGCTGCTAACATGCTCAGGCACCTCAA CCTGGAGTATCACTCCCATATGGTGTCAGATGCTGTCAAGAGGGTCATCAAACAGGGCaag GTACGGACACGGGACCTTGGCGGTTACTCTACCACCAGCGACTTTGTGCGTGCTGTTGTGGAAAACCTGCGTCACCGACCTGTTTGCTAA